One window of Cellulomonas shaoxiangyii genomic DNA carries:
- a CDS encoding NAD(P)-dependent oxidoreductase gives MSPRVAVLGLGAMGLPMATTLARAFDDVVGFDVAPERVGLAVAAGATGAATVAQACAGTDVAVVGVRDGAQLDALVLGPDGLAATLPAGAVVVVTSTVGEEAVRSVAGALAARGIHTVDAPVSGGPVRAGAGDLLIMVGADDEALALARPVLDALASSLTVVGGIGAGQQLKTVNQLLCGIHTAAAAEALALAHRLGLDLDACIEVLSQGAAASFMLGDRGPRIAAQLRGEEPPLRSRLDVIGKDMGIVGDVTRRLKVATPVAAAAEQLYRTGAAAGLEAADDSVVATLLAARGPAW, from the coding sequence ATGAGCCCGCGCGTCGCCGTGCTGGGCCTCGGCGCGATGGGCCTGCCCATGGCGACGACGCTCGCGCGCGCGTTCGACGACGTCGTCGGCTTCGACGTCGCGCCCGAGCGCGTCGGCCTCGCGGTCGCCGCGGGCGCCACCGGCGCCGCGACGGTCGCGCAGGCGTGTGCCGGCACCGACGTCGCGGTCGTGGGCGTGCGGGACGGCGCGCAGCTCGACGCGCTCGTCCTGGGCCCCGACGGGCTCGCGGCCACGCTGCCGGCCGGCGCCGTGGTCGTCGTGACCTCCACCGTCGGCGAGGAGGCGGTCCGCTCGGTCGCCGGCGCGCTCGCCGCACGCGGCATCCACACCGTCGACGCACCCGTGTCCGGCGGGCCCGTGCGGGCCGGGGCGGGGGACCTGCTCATCATGGTCGGCGCCGACGACGAGGCGCTCGCCCTCGCCCGCCCGGTGCTCGACGCCCTCGCGTCGTCGCTCACCGTCGTGGGCGGCATCGGCGCCGGGCAGCAGCTCAAGACCGTCAACCAGCTGCTGTGCGGCATCCACACCGCCGCCGCCGCCGAGGCGCTCGCCCTCGCGCACCGCCTCGGCCTCGACCTCGACGCCTGCATCGAGGTCCTGTCGCAGGGCGCGGCCGCCTCGTTCATGCTCGGCGACCGCGGGCCGCGGATCGCCGCGCAGCTGCGCGGCGAGGAGCCCCCGCTGCGCTCGCGGCTGGACGTCATCGGCAAGGACATGGGGATCGTCGGGGACGTGACGCGGCGCCTCAAGGTCGCCACGCCCGTCGCGGCGGCCGCCGAGCAGCTCTACCGCACCGGGGCCGCCGCGGGCCTCGAGGCGGCCGACGACTCCGTCGTCGCGACGCTCCTCGCGGCGCGGGGGCCCGCGTGGTGA
- a CDS encoding sugar phosphate isomerase/epimerase family protein: MRRPPSEEWPIAAAMLPFPASQDAPVDTWVDHLAEVAYEGFTEVDVTDSWVRPGDLSPSRLTDLGEALTAVGLDPVALSAIRRSVIDPETGDENLAYSHRTLDAAAELGCRVVSVGLHRPLLPAQRGAFWFWTEQGPVDSTDADTWELAVTRLRELGRHAREVGLVLSLEMYEDTLLGTAESAVRLVHDIGDDAVGLNPDLGNLIRLHRPVEDFQAAVAACLPVSNYWHVKSYFRDEDRASGTVVALPAPMEMGSVSYRQALRTAVEVGYTGPFCVEHYGGDGLSVAARNARYLRRMLAVATGEARATVLRAVGAAR; this comes from the coding sequence ATGAGACGTCCCCCGAGCGAGGAGTGGCCCATCGCGGCCGCCATGCTCCCCTTCCCCGCGTCCCAGGACGCGCCGGTGGACACCTGGGTCGACCACCTCGCGGAGGTCGCGTACGAGGGGTTCACCGAGGTGGACGTCACGGACTCCTGGGTACGGCCCGGCGACCTGTCGCCGTCGCGGCTCACGGACCTGGGGGAGGCGCTGACCGCGGTCGGGCTCGACCCCGTCGCGCTCTCCGCGATCCGTCGCTCGGTCATCGACCCGGAGACCGGCGACGAGAACCTCGCGTACTCGCACCGCACCCTCGACGCCGCGGCCGAGCTCGGCTGCCGCGTCGTCAGCGTGGGCCTGCACCGGCCGCTGCTGCCCGCGCAGCGCGGCGCGTTCTGGTTCTGGACCGAGCAGGGCCCGGTCGACTCGACCGACGCGGACACCTGGGAGCTCGCCGTCACGCGCCTGCGCGAGCTCGGGCGGCACGCCCGCGAGGTCGGCCTCGTCCTGTCGCTCGAGATGTACGAGGACACGCTCCTGGGCACCGCGGAGTCCGCGGTCCGGCTCGTGCACGACATCGGCGACGACGCGGTCGGCCTCAACCCCGACCTGGGCAACCTGATCCGCCTGCACCGCCCGGTCGAGGACTTCCAGGCGGCCGTCGCCGCGTGCCTGCCCGTCTCGAACTACTGGCACGTGAAGAGCTACTTCCGCGACGAGGACCGCGCGAGCGGCACGGTCGTCGCGCTCCCGGCCCCGATGGAGATGGGCTCGGTCAGCTACCGCCAGGCGCTGCGCACGGCCGTCGAGGTCGGCTACACCGGCCCGTTCTGCGTCGAGCACTACGGCGGCGACGGCCTGTCGGTCGCCGCGCGCAACGCGCGCTACCTGCGCCGGATGCTCGCGGTCGCCACGGGCGAGGCGCGGGCGACGGTCCTGCGCGCGGTCGGGGCCGCCCGATGA
- a CDS encoding LacI family DNA-binding transcriptional regulator has product MPATERRPTLTAVAERAGVSVATASKVLNRHADVAPGTRVRVEAAVAELGYRTPGTRRVEVRRTVELLVDKLDSPYAMEVLRGVTLAAEDVDVDVTVSRLRRGGGDRPEPPSTWTRRLVAARRTGAVVVTAQVTATTYESIARARLPVVVVDPLHLTTPALVSVGSTNWTGGRSATEHLLALGHTRIAVIGGPEASMSAVARVDGFRSACQRAGVPVDPALVRHVAFDHDAARAAAEALLRLDDPPTAVLASNDVQALGVLEAARRLGLAVPRDLSVVGYDDTYVAAWTNPPLTSVHQPLQDIGRVALRTVLALAEGRAPDAHHIELATSLVVRDSTAPPPPRPARPEGHR; this is encoded by the coding sequence ATGCCTGCAACCGAGCGGCGGCCCACGCTGACGGCCGTGGCCGAGCGCGCCGGGGTGTCCGTGGCGACCGCGTCCAAGGTGCTCAACCGGCACGCCGACGTGGCCCCCGGCACCCGGGTGCGCGTCGAGGCGGCCGTCGCCGAGCTCGGCTACCGCACGCCCGGCACGCGGCGCGTGGAGGTGCGCCGCACGGTCGAGCTGCTGGTCGACAAGCTCGACAGCCCGTACGCGATGGAGGTGCTGCGGGGCGTCACGCTCGCGGCGGAGGACGTCGACGTCGACGTGACCGTCTCGCGGCTGCGCCGCGGCGGCGGGGACCGGCCCGAGCCGCCGTCGACGTGGACCCGCCGCCTGGTCGCGGCCCGTCGCACGGGCGCGGTCGTCGTCACCGCGCAGGTCACCGCGACGACCTACGAGAGCATCGCCCGGGCCCGCCTGCCCGTCGTCGTCGTCGACCCGCTGCACCTGACGACGCCCGCGCTCGTCTCGGTCGGCTCGACGAACTGGACCGGGGGGCGCAGCGCCACCGAGCACCTCCTCGCCCTCGGGCACACGCGGATCGCGGTCATCGGCGGTCCGGAGGCGTCCATGAGCGCCGTGGCGCGCGTGGACGGCTTCCGCTCCGCGTGCCAGCGTGCCGGCGTCCCCGTCGACCCGGCCCTCGTGCGCCACGTCGCCTTCGACCACGACGCCGCCCGCGCCGCGGCCGAGGCCCTGCTCCGGCTCGACGACCCGCCCACCGCCGTGCTCGCCAGCAACGACGTGCAGGCCCTCGGCGTCCTCGAGGCGGCCCGCCGGCTCGGCCTCGCCGTCCCGCGGGACCTGTCGGTCGTCGGCTACGACGACACGTACGTCGCCGCGTGGACGAACCCGCCGCTGACGAGCGTGCACCAGCCCTTGCAGGACATCGGACGGGTCGCGCTGCGGACCGTCCTCGCACTCGCCGAGGGCCGCGCGCCCGACGCCCACCACATCGAGCTCGCGACGTCGCTCGTCGTGCGCGACTCGACCGCCCCGCCGCCGCCCCGGCCGGCACGCCCGGAAGGACACCGGTGA
- a CDS encoding beta-glucosidase family protein, giving the protein MSTTAPHHPWHDAGRPAAERVGLLLDAMSLEEKLAQLGSHWFDRRGAGEVVAPMQDTFGARRPDFATASRHGLGHLTRVLGTEPVPADEGRAKLACTQRELVAHHRLGLPAIAHEECLTGVTSYGATVYPTPLAWGAAFDPELVHQVGSAIGRDLRRLGVHQGLGPVLDVVRDYRWGRVEETVGEDPYAVATITTAYVRGMEEQGVVATLKHFVGYSASRGGRNHAPVSVGPRELADVLLPPFEMAVREGGARSVMNSYADLDGEPVAASASLLTGLLRDTWGFEGTVVSDYWAVAFLATAHGVAADAADAGARSLRAGMDVELPNTMCFGELAPLVRDGRLDEALVDRAVRRVLLQKAQLGLLDAPAADGTPPGGAPDDDPIDLDPPANRDLARRLAEESVVLLANPDGVLPLDARPGRSLRRVAVVGPSAADPGVLLGCYSYPIHVLPRHPELGMGVDVPSLLDALRAELTGVEVVHEPGCAVVDDDRSGFDAAVRAARDADVCVLTVGDRAGMFGRGTSGEGCDAADLRLPGVQHELVEAVLATGTPVVLVVVSGRPYALGAYTGRTAAVVQAFMPGEEGAGAVAGVLSGRVTPSGKLPVQVPRDPGGGPQTYLGAPLTRRLDRISNLDPSPAFPFGHGLSYTTFRYEDLTVAAGPVPTDGSFEVGVTVACTGERGGTEVVQLYLSDPVADVAQPVRRLAGYVRVPLAAGESRRVTFTVPADVTAYTGADLVRVVDPGTIGVQVGGSSEGDDVLRAQVELTGPRRRPGADRALRTTATVTDAP; this is encoded by the coding sequence GTGAGCACCACCGCACCCCACCACCCCTGGCACGACGCGGGCCGCCCCGCGGCCGAACGCGTCGGGCTGCTGCTCGACGCCATGAGCCTCGAGGAGAAGCTCGCGCAGCTCGGCAGCCACTGGTTCGACCGTCGCGGCGCCGGCGAGGTCGTCGCCCCGATGCAGGACACGTTCGGCGCGCGCCGCCCGGACTTCGCGACGGCGTCGCGGCACGGCCTCGGCCACCTCACGCGCGTGCTCGGGACCGAGCCGGTGCCCGCCGACGAGGGCCGCGCGAAGCTGGCCTGCACGCAGCGCGAGCTGGTCGCGCACCACCGCCTCGGCCTGCCGGCGATCGCGCACGAGGAGTGCCTCACGGGCGTGACGTCCTACGGCGCCACGGTGTACCCGACGCCGCTGGCGTGGGGCGCGGCGTTCGACCCGGAGCTCGTGCACCAGGTCGGCTCCGCGATCGGCCGCGACCTGCGCCGCCTCGGCGTCCACCAGGGCCTCGGGCCGGTGCTCGACGTCGTCCGCGACTACCGCTGGGGCCGCGTCGAGGAGACCGTCGGCGAGGACCCGTACGCCGTCGCCACGATCACGACCGCGTACGTGCGGGGCATGGAGGAGCAGGGCGTCGTCGCGACGCTCAAGCACTTCGTGGGGTACTCCGCGTCGCGCGGCGGGCGCAACCACGCGCCCGTCTCGGTCGGCCCGCGCGAGCTCGCCGACGTCCTGCTGCCCCCGTTCGAGATGGCCGTCCGCGAGGGCGGCGCCCGGTCGGTCATGAACTCCTACGCCGACCTCGACGGCGAACCGGTCGCCGCGTCGGCGTCCCTGCTCACGGGCCTGCTGCGGGACACGTGGGGCTTCGAGGGCACGGTCGTCTCCGACTACTGGGCCGTCGCGTTCCTCGCCACCGCGCACGGCGTCGCGGCCGACGCCGCCGACGCCGGGGCACGCTCGCTGCGCGCCGGCATGGACGTCGAGCTGCCCAACACGATGTGCTTCGGCGAGCTCGCGCCGCTCGTGCGCGACGGCCGGCTCGACGAGGCGCTCGTGGACCGGGCCGTGCGCCGGGTGCTCCTGCAGAAGGCCCAGCTCGGCCTGCTCGACGCGCCCGCCGCCGACGGCACGCCCCCCGGCGGCGCCCCCGACGACGACCCGATCGACCTCGACCCGCCCGCCAACCGCGACCTCGCGCGGCGCCTCGCGGAGGAGTCGGTCGTGCTGCTCGCCAACCCGGACGGCGTGCTGCCCCTCGACGCGCGCCCCGGGCGCTCGCTGCGCCGCGTCGCGGTCGTCGGGCCGTCCGCGGCGGACCCGGGCGTGCTGCTCGGCTGCTACTCCTACCCGATCCACGTCCTGCCCCGGCACCCGGAGCTCGGCATGGGGGTCGACGTCCCGTCGCTGCTGGACGCGCTGCGCGCGGAGCTGACCGGCGTCGAGGTCGTGCACGAGCCCGGGTGCGCCGTGGTGGACGACGACCGCAGCGGCTTCGACGCCGCCGTGCGGGCCGCGCGCGACGCGGACGTGTGCGTGCTGACCGTCGGCGACCGTGCCGGCATGTTCGGCCGCGGCACCTCCGGCGAGGGCTGCGACGCCGCGGACCTGCGGCTGCCCGGCGTGCAGCACGAGCTCGTCGAGGCGGTCCTGGCGACCGGCACGCCGGTCGTGCTCGTCGTGGTCTCGGGGCGCCCCTACGCGCTCGGCGCGTACACCGGGCGGACCGCCGCGGTCGTGCAGGCGTTCATGCCGGGCGAGGAGGGCGCGGGCGCCGTCGCGGGCGTGCTCAGCGGCCGCGTGACGCCCAGCGGCAAGCTGCCCGTGCAGGTGCCGCGCGACCCGGGCGGCGGCCCGCAGACCTACCTCGGTGCCCCGCTCACGCGCCGGCTCGACCGCATCAGCAACCTCGACCCGAGCCCGGCCTTCCCCTTCGGGCACGGGCTGTCGTACACGACGTTCCGCTACGAGGACCTCACGGTCGCCGCCGGCCCGGTGCCGACCGACGGCTCCTTCGAGGTCGGCGTGACGGTCGCCTGCACCGGGGAGCGCGGCGGCACCGAGGTCGTCCAGCTGTACCTGTCGGACCCGGTCGCCGACGTCGCGCAGCCCGTCCGCCGGCTCGCCGGCTACGTGCGCGTCCCGCTCGCCGCGGGGGAGTCGCGGCGCGTCACGTTCACCGTCCCGGCCGACGTCACGGCTTACACGGGCGCCGACCTGGTGCGCGTCGTCGACCCGGGGACGATCGGGGTGCAGGTCGGTGGCTCGAGCGAGGGCGACGACGTGCTGCGGGCGCAGGTCGAGCTGACCGGCCCCCGCCGCCGGCCCGGCGCCGACCGCGCCCTGCGCACGACGGCCACCGTCACCGACGCCCCCTGA
- a CDS encoding glycoside hydrolase family 15 protein, producing the protein MTGDPALPDSLTAQEGIPGSGRRDADRTRPPAPRTDGYVPLRSYGAIGDGRTVALVAEDGRIDWFPVPALDTRPTFAALLDAEGGGRVEMAPTVPFEMAREYVPGTNVLVTRFVTDTGEVRLTDAMTTGVAGRLPWCELVRRVEGVRGSVPMAWRVAPGTMLGTASPWVRRTRRGPVLTVDGVSVVVTTLGEMTTHVADREVAGVLTTTPGSRHVLGLAGTAREPVFVPDPALMDAGVERTVENWRAWTREFHYDGPWAQAVQRSALALKLLVHAPTGAIAAAGTTALPESWDGGKNWDYRYAWVRDVAYVVDALTRFGLREETHAAMAWTLRTVAKHPPSVFFTLDGELAHGPADGEPGDGPAHRDVPGWRGIGPVVDGNRASRQLQLGTYGDLMGVVRTYVDAGNLLDAETGRVLAGIADHACDAWRKPDAGIWELTDEHRYTSSALGCRHALLCAAHLADEGHLPGDAQRWRGEAEAIAAWLRAECWSDARGAYVMHPGSEALDASVLLFVDQEFDTPERLAATLDAIRAELGSGPLLWRYSGMQEEEGTFVACAFWGVRAAALLGRVDEAREWMDELLAQANDVGIWSEMIDARTGEFLGNLPQALSHLALVHAALAVGGDQDAHVVDPEQAPYPLPDEPPSRPQTREDDRWTSAAPTAPRS; encoded by the coding sequence GTGACCGGCGACCCCGCGCTCCCCGACTCCCTCACCGCGCAGGAGGGCATCCCCGGATCCGGCCGGCGCGACGCCGACCGGACCCGTCCGCCGGCGCCGCGCACGGACGGGTACGTGCCGCTGCGCTCCTACGGCGCGATCGGCGACGGCCGCACGGTCGCGCTCGTCGCCGAGGACGGCCGCATCGACTGGTTCCCCGTGCCGGCGCTCGACACCCGGCCCACCTTCGCGGCGCTGCTCGACGCCGAGGGGGGCGGACGCGTCGAGATGGCGCCGACCGTGCCGTTCGAGATGGCGCGCGAGTACGTCCCCGGCACGAACGTGCTGGTCACGCGGTTCGTCACGGACACCGGCGAGGTCCGCCTGACCGACGCGATGACGACCGGCGTGGCCGGCCGGCTGCCCTGGTGCGAGCTGGTGCGCCGCGTCGAGGGGGTGCGCGGGAGCGTGCCGATGGCGTGGCGCGTCGCCCCCGGCACGATGCTCGGCACCGCGTCGCCGTGGGTGCGCCGCACGCGCCGCGGCCCGGTCCTCACGGTCGACGGGGTGTCCGTCGTCGTCACGACCCTCGGCGAGATGACGACGCACGTGGCCGACCGCGAGGTGGCGGGCGTGCTGACGACCACGCCCGGCTCGCGGCACGTGCTCGGGCTCGCCGGGACGGCGCGTGAGCCCGTGTTCGTGCCCGACCCGGCGCTCATGGACGCCGGCGTCGAGCGCACCGTGGAGAACTGGCGCGCCTGGACCCGCGAGTTCCACTACGACGGCCCGTGGGCACAGGCGGTGCAGCGCAGCGCTCTCGCGCTCAAGCTGCTCGTGCACGCGCCGACCGGTGCCATCGCCGCCGCGGGCACCACGGCGCTGCCCGAGTCGTGGGACGGCGGGAAGAACTGGGACTACCGCTACGCGTGGGTGCGCGACGTCGCGTACGTGGTGGACGCGCTCACCCGGTTCGGCCTGCGCGAGGAGACGCACGCGGCGATGGCGTGGACGTTGCGCACGGTCGCGAAGCACCCGCCGTCGGTGTTCTTCACGCTCGACGGCGAGCTCGCGCACGGTCCCGCGGACGGCGAGCCCGGGGACGGCCCGGCGCACCGCGACGTGCCGGGCTGGCGGGGCATCGGTCCCGTCGTCGACGGCAACCGCGCGTCGCGCCAGCTCCAGCTGGGGACGTACGGCGACCTCATGGGCGTCGTACGCACCTACGTCGACGCGGGCAACCTGCTGGACGCCGAGACGGGACGCGTCCTGGCCGGCATCGCCGACCACGCGTGCGACGCGTGGCGCAAGCCCGACGCGGGGATCTGGGAGCTGACGGACGAGCACCGGTACACGTCCTCGGCGCTCGGCTGCCGGCACGCGCTGCTGTGCGCGGCGCACCTCGCCGACGAGGGGCACCTGCCGGGCGACGCCCAGCGGTGGCGTGGCGAGGCGGAGGCCATCGCGGCGTGGCTGCGCGCCGAGTGCTGGTCGGACGCGAGGGGCGCGTACGTCATGCACCCGGGCAGCGAGGCGCTCGACGCCTCGGTGCTCCTCTTCGTCGACCAGGAGTTCGACACGCCCGAGCGGCTGGCGGCGACGCTGGACGCGATCCGCGCCGAGCTGGGCTCGGGGCCCCTGCTGTGGCGCTACTCCGGCATGCAGGAGGAGGAGGGCACGTTCGTCGCGTGCGCCTTCTGGGGCGTGCGCGCCGCGGCGTTGCTCGGCCGGGTGGACGAGGCGCGGGAGTGGATGGACGAGCTGCTCGCGCAGGCGAACGACGTCGGCATCTGGTCCGAGATGATCGACGCCCGCACCGGGGAGTTCCTCGGCAACCTGCCGCAGGCCCTGTCGCACCTCGCCCTCGTGCACGCCGCGCTCGCGGTCGGCGGCGACCAGGACGCGCACGTCGTCGACCCCGAGCAGGCGCCCTACCCGCTCCCCGACGAGCCCCCGTCCCGCCCGCAGACGCGCGAGGACGACCGGTGGACCTCGGCGGCGCCGACGGCACCGCGGTCCTGA
- the dcd gene encoding dCTP deaminase → MLLSDRDIRAELEQGRVALDPYEPAMIQPSSIDVRLDRFFRLFDNHKYPVIDPAVDQPDLTRLVEVEKGESFVLHPGEFVLGSTFERVTLPDDVAARLEGKSSLGRLGLLTHSTAGFIDPGFSGHVTLELSNVATLPILLWPGMKIGQLCFFRLSSAAEQPYGSAAYGSRYQGQRGPTASRSWQNFHRTEV, encoded by the coding sequence GTGCTGCTCTCCGACCGCGACATCCGTGCCGAGCTCGAGCAGGGCCGCGTGGCCCTCGACCCCTACGAGCCCGCGATGATCCAGCCGTCCAGCATCGACGTGCGCCTCGACCGGTTCTTCCGGCTCTTCGACAACCACAAGTACCCCGTCATCGACCCCGCGGTGGACCAGCCCGACCTCACGCGGCTCGTCGAGGTCGAGAAGGGCGAGTCGTTCGTCCTGCACCCGGGGGAGTTCGTGCTCGGCTCGACGTTCGAGCGCGTCACGCTGCCCGACGACGTCGCGGCGCGGCTCGAGGGCAAGTCGTCCCTCGGGCGGCTCGGGCTGCTCACGCACTCCACGGCCGGGTTCATCGACCCCGGGTTCTCGGGGCACGTCACGCTCGAGCTGTCCAACGTCGCGACCCTGCCGATCCTGCTGTGGCCCGGCATGAAGATCGGCCAGCTGTGCTTCTTCCGGCTGTCGTCGGCGGCCGAGCAGCCGTACGGGTCCGCCGCCTACGGCTCGCGGTACCAGGGGCAGCGCGGGCCGACGGCGTCGCGGTCCTGGCAGAACTTCCACCGGACCGAGGTCTGA
- a CDS encoding GH36-type glycosyl hydrolase domain-containing protein, protein MRFGHFDDEAREYVITTPHTPYPWINYLGSERFFSLLSHQAGGYSFYRDAKMRRLTRYRYNNIPADAGGRYLYVHDDGDVWTPSWLPVKADLDHFETRHGLGYSRITGERGGLRVSTLFFVPLGEDAEVQKVTVTNISDAEKTVTLFSFVEFCLWNAQDDQTNYQRNLSIGEVEVEQDGPHGSAIIHKTEYRERRDHYAVFGVNTRADGFDTDRDTFVGAYNGLGEAAVPRAGVSGGSVASGWYPIGSHSVRVTLAPGESRDLVYVLGYVENPQDEKWADDAHQVVNKERAHALLGRFATSEQTDAAFEALRAYWTDLLSTYSVRSDDEKLDRMVNIWNQYQCMVTFNMSRSASFFETGIGRGMGFRDSNQDLLGFVHLIPERARERIVDIASTQFSDGSAYHQYQPLTKRGNNDIGSGFNDDPLWLIAGTAAYVKETGDWSLLDEPVPFDNEAGSEVPLFDHLTRSFEYTVNHRGPHGLPLIGRADWNDCLNLNCFSTEPGESFQTTENKGGGAAESVFIAAQFVLYGEEYAELAERRGLGEVASQARKVVEEVRQAVLDHGWDGRWFLRAYDYFGNPVGTDATPEGKIWIEPQGFAVMAGIGVGDGPDDTEAPAVQALDAVGEMLGTPHGLVLQYPAYTTYRIELGEVSTYPPGYKENGGIFCHNNPWVIIAETVLGRGDRAFDYYKRITPAYREEISDVHRLEPYVYAQMIAGKQAPRAGEAKNSWLTGTAAWNFVAVSQHLLGVRPGYDGLVVDPQIGPEVPSFTVTRVARGATYEIAVTNSGARGSRGRLVVDGAPVEGNLVPYAPAGSTVRVEVTL, encoded by the coding sequence ATGCGGTTCGGCCACTTCGACGACGAGGCCCGCGAGTACGTCATCACGACGCCTCACACCCCGTACCCCTGGATCAACTACCTGGGGTCCGAGCGCTTCTTCTCGCTGCTGTCGCACCAGGCGGGCGGGTACTCGTTCTACCGCGACGCCAAGATGCGCCGTCTCACGCGGTACCGCTACAACAACATCCCCGCCGACGCGGGCGGCCGGTACCTCTACGTGCACGACGACGGCGACGTGTGGACCCCGTCGTGGCTGCCGGTGAAGGCCGACCTCGACCACTTCGAGACGCGGCACGGCCTCGGCTACTCCCGCATCACGGGCGAGCGCGGCGGGCTGCGCGTCTCGACCCTGTTCTTCGTGCCGCTCGGCGAGGACGCCGAGGTGCAGAAGGTCACCGTCACCAACATCTCGGACGCCGAGAAGACCGTGACGCTCTTCTCGTTCGTCGAGTTCTGCCTGTGGAACGCGCAGGACGACCAGACGAACTACCAGCGCAACCTCTCCATCGGCGAGGTCGAGGTCGAGCAGGACGGCCCGCACGGGTCCGCGATCATCCACAAGACGGAGTACCGCGAGCGCCGCGACCACTACGCGGTCTTCGGCGTGAACACGCGCGCGGACGGGTTCGACACCGACCGCGACACGTTCGTCGGCGCGTACAACGGCCTCGGTGAGGCCGCCGTGCCGCGCGCGGGCGTCTCCGGCGGCTCGGTCGCCTCGGGCTGGTACCCGATCGGCTCGCACTCGGTGCGCGTGACGCTCGCCCCCGGCGAGTCGCGCGACCTCGTCTACGTGCTCGGCTACGTCGAGAACCCGCAGGACGAGAAGTGGGCCGACGACGCCCACCAGGTCGTCAACAAGGAGCGGGCGCACGCGCTGCTCGGCCGGTTCGCGACGAGCGAGCAGACCGACGCCGCCTTCGAGGCGCTGCGCGCCTACTGGACGGACCTGCTCTCGACGTACTCGGTCCGCTCGGACGACGAGAAGCTCGACCGGATGGTCAACATCTGGAACCAGTACCAGTGCATGGTCACGTTCAACATGTCGCGCTCGGCGTCGTTCTTCGAGACCGGCATCGGCCGCGGCATGGGCTTCCGGGACTCCAACCAGGACCTGCTCGGCTTCGTGCACCTGATCCCCGAGCGGGCGCGCGAGCGCATCGTCGACATCGCCTCGACGCAGTTCTCCGACGGCTCCGCGTACCACCAGTACCAGCCGCTGACGAAGCGCGGGAACAACGACATCGGCTCGGGCTTCAACGACGACCCGCTGTGGCTGATCGCCGGCACCGCGGCGTACGTCAAGGAGACGGGCGACTGGTCGCTCCTCGACGAGCCCGTGCCGTTCGACAACGAGGCCGGCTCCGAGGTCCCGCTGTTCGACCACCTCACGCGCTCGTTCGAGTACACCGTCAACCACCGCGGCCCCCACGGCCTGCCGCTGATCGGCCGCGCCGACTGGAACGACTGCCTCAACCTCAACTGCTTCTCCACCGAGCCGGGCGAGTCGTTCCAGACGACGGAGAACAAGGGCGGCGGCGCCGCGGAGTCGGTGTTCATCGCGGCGCAGTTCGTCCTCTACGGCGAGGAGTACGCCGAGCTGGCCGAGCGTCGCGGGCTCGGCGAGGTCGCGTCGCAGGCGCGCAAGGTCGTCGAGGAGGTCCGCCAGGCCGTGCTCGACCACGGCTGGGACGGCCGCTGGTTCCTGCGCGCGTACGACTACTTCGGCAACCCGGTCGGCACGGACGCGACGCCCGAGGGCAAGATCTGGATCGAGCCGCAGGGCTTCGCCGTCATGGCGGGCATCGGCGTCGGCGACGGCCCGGACGACACCGAGGCGCCCGCCGTGCAGGCGCTCGACGCGGTCGGCGAGATGCTCGGCACGCCGCACGGGCTGGTGCTGCAGTACCCCGCCTACACGACCTACCGGATCGAGCTGGGCGAGGTCTCCACCTACCCGCCGGGGTACAAGGAGAACGGTGGCATCTTCTGCCACAACAACCCCTGGGTGATCATCGCCGAGACGGTGCTGGGTCGCGGTGACCGCGCGTTCGACTACTACAAGCGGATCACCCCGGCGTACCGCGAGGAGATCAGCGACGTGCACCGGCTCGAGCCGTACGTGTACGCGCAGATGATCGCCGGCAAGCAGGCGCCCCGCGCCGGCGAGGCGAAGAACTCCTGGCTGACCGGCACGGCGGCGTGGAACTTCGTCGCCGTCTCGCAGCACCTGCTCGGCGTCCGTCCCGGGTACGACGGCCTGGTCGTCGACCCGCAGATCGGCCCCGAGGTCCCGTCGTTCACGGTCACGCGCGTCGCCCGCGGCGCGACGTACGAGATCGCGGTGACGAACTCCGGTGCGCGCGGCTCGCGCGGCCGGCTGGTGGTCGACGGGGCACCGGTCGAGGGCAACCTCGTGCCGTACGCGCCGGCCGGCAGCACCGTCCGCGTCGAGGTCACGCTCTGA